In Atribacteraceae bacterium, one DNA window encodes the following:
- a CDS encoding folylpolyglutamate synthase/dihydrofolate synthase family protein translates to MNYPESLQYLYRLINYEKTDFTYTDLKLDRMRELVERMGNPQKDFPLVLVAGSKGKGSTSYYLERILADSGFRTGLFVKPHLISFRERIRYNGELISPADLASLVSDVVPVVEAMGEGSPWGKPTYFEVSVALAFRYFQDKQVERAVVEVGLGGRLDATNVADPSLTVITPVSLDHADILGDTLPEIAREKAGILRSSVPCVLGRQVAEVDETLGRIASVGNVPLIRFTERCRFQITDRSFQGSRFIWRWSGGPEQETFLPLAGDHQVENFLTALLAANIWGVTPDFPAFQEELNQMYWPGRIQMLSEKPPVLFDVAHNQASFSYLLDTLKRYYGFNRAVFLLGFLTGKDFPGIGEEIKRFGGDVFLTTPFSPKAAYPEEIAPYFQGPTTRVQVVKEPYAARKQAIDLAECQDLPLVVAGSFYLSTLFNEALGKGIKREEMERC, encoded by the coding sequence GTGAATTATCCGGAGAGCCTTCAATACCTCTATCGCCTCATCAATTATGAAAAAACTGATTTTACCTATACGGATCTCAAGCTAGACCGGATGCGGGAACTGGTCGAGCGGATGGGAAACCCCCAAAAGGACTTTCCCCTGGTTCTGGTAGCCGGCTCAAAGGGAAAAGGTAGTACCTCTTATTACCTGGAGCGGATCCTGGCTGACAGCGGATTCCGGACTGGTTTGTTCGTCAAACCGCACCTGATCAGCTTTCGGGAAAGGATCCGGTATAATGGCGAATTAATCTCCCCTGCTGACTTGGCTTCTTTGGTTAGCGATGTCGTTCCGGTCGTCGAGGCTATGGGAGAGGGATCCCCCTGGGGTAAACCGACTTATTTCGAAGTATCGGTAGCCTTGGCGTTTCGTTATTTTCAAGACAAGCAGGTAGAAAGAGCGGTGGTGGAAGTTGGTCTAGGCGGTCGGCTCGACGCCACCAACGTGGCTGATCCCTCATTGACCGTCATCACTCCGGTGAGTCTCGATCACGCCGATATCCTGGGAGACACTCTGCCCGAGATCGCCAGGGAAAAAGCCGGTATATTACGTTCCTCCGTACCCTGCGTGCTGGGTAGACAGGTTGCCGAGGTGGATGAGACATTGGGCCGAATTGCTTCTGTGGGCAACGTTCCGCTGATCCGGTTCACTGAGCGTTGCCGCTTTCAGATCACCGACCGTAGCTTTCAGGGATCACGGTTTATTTGGAGATGGTCAGGTGGACCCGAGCAAGAAACATTTCTTCCCTTGGCCGGAGATCACCAAGTGGAAAATTTCCTGACCGCTTTGCTGGCCGCAAATATTTGGGGAGTGACTCCGGATTTTCCCGCTTTTCAGGAAGAACTCAATCAGATGTACTGGCCAGGCCGGATTCAAATGCTTTCCGAGAAGCCTCCGGTTCTGTTTGATGTAGCCCATAACCAAGCCTCGTTCAGTTATCTCCTGGATACACTCAAACGCTATTACGGTTTTAACCGGGCGGTCTTTTTATTGGGGTTTTTAACCGGCAAGGATTTTCCCGGAATTGGAGAGGAAATCAAGCGGTTTGGCGGGGACGTTTTTCTGACCACCCCGTTCAGCCCCAAAGCGGCTTATCCGGAAGAAATCGCCCCCTATTTCCAGGGACCGACCACCCGAGTTCAGGTGGTGAAAGAACCCTATGCCGCCCGGAAACAGGCGATTGATCTGGCGGAATGCCAGGATCTGCCTCTGGTGGTCGCTGGGTCATTTTATCTTTCGACCCTGTTTAACGAAGCTCTCGGAAAAGGTATTAAAAGGGAGGAGATGGAACGATGCTGA
- the purL gene encoding phosphoribosylformylglycinamidine synthase subunit PurL: MIDRKPATIARELGLREEEYHRVCSILNREPTPTELAMFSVEWSEHCGYPHSRRWFELFPREGAFPSLIGEDAGGIVHDGIAIVFKMESHNHPSQVEPRQGAATGIGGIIRDIFGSGARPIACLDSLRFGPVTNAHSRHVFQRVVEGIAFYGNCVGVPTVAGEVSFFPCYQGNCLVNVMCVGLAARESLAKAWAKGVGNVILYAGNRTGRDGIGGCSILASQEFGVNEEKRPSVQIGDPFTEKCLIEATLEALEHGSVVGIKDMGAAGLTCSASEMAASGECGVTIDLARVPMREERMEPWEIMMSESQERMLLCVERGREKEILDIFHKWGLESAVIGWVTEGDHITVLSGETVVADIPARELVNPPQYTPPAAPPDYLARINGGAWRTIPVPPDLNEVLRRLVVSPNLVSRKWVFQQYDHMVGINTARLPGTGTVVLRVKEKTWGIAVTTDCNPLWCYLDPREGAKAAVAEAARNLASCGARPAGVTDCLNFGNPQKSDRYWQFIESVRGLSEACRAFDLPVVSGNVSFYNESPDGPIFPTPTVGMVGIIDDVNQAISAFFGGKDHLVALLGETREDLGGSEYLRFYHNREEGPIAPVDLSFEKNLQELLREAAEKKLLLSANDLSEGGLALALLESALCGDRPIGVVVDLAGLSPIRKDALVFGESPGRVLVCLHSDNWPALSALAKTHHVPLFSLGKTGGKDLIIKIGGRSLIHLSLEDLARAWNGEAVLADGSEGSME; this comes from the coding sequence ATGATTGATAGAAAGCCGGCTACGATTGCCCGGGAACTTGGTTTACGTGAGGAGGAGTATCACCGGGTGTGTTCAATACTGAACCGGGAACCGACTCCGACGGAATTGGCCATGTTTTCGGTGGAATGGTCAGAGCACTGTGGATACCCTCATTCCCGACGTTGGTTCGAACTCTTTCCCCGGGAAGGGGCGTTTCCCAGCCTGATCGGAGAAGACGCCGGCGGGATCGTTCACGACGGCATAGCCATCGTCTTCAAGATGGAAAGCCACAATCACCCTTCTCAGGTGGAACCCCGCCAAGGGGCAGCCACCGGAATCGGGGGAATCATCCGGGATATTTTTGGAAGCGGTGCCCGGCCGATCGCCTGCTTGGACAGTCTCCGTTTCGGTCCAGTCACGAACGCTCATTCCCGGCATGTCTTTCAGAGGGTTGTTGAGGGGATTGCCTTTTATGGCAACTGTGTCGGCGTTCCCACCGTGGCCGGTGAAGTCTCCTTTTTTCCCTGCTACCAGGGGAACTGTTTGGTCAATGTGATGTGTGTCGGATTGGCAGCCAGGGAAAGTCTGGCCAAAGCTTGGGCGAAGGGTGTGGGAAACGTGATTTTGTATGCGGGGAACCGGACCGGACGGGACGGGATAGGCGGCTGCAGCATCCTCGCTTCCCAGGAATTCGGTGTGAATGAGGAGAAGCGGCCCAGCGTCCAGATTGGTGACCCCTTTACCGAAAAATGCCTGATTGAGGCGACATTAGAGGCTCTCGAGCATGGCTCTGTGGTCGGGATCAAGGACATGGGCGCGGCCGGGTTGACCTGCTCGGCCAGCGAGATGGCCGCCTCCGGAGAGTGCGGAGTGACCATCGACCTCGCCCGGGTACCCATGCGCGAGGAGCGTATGGAGCCCTGGGAAATCATGATGTCCGAATCACAGGAACGGATGCTGTTATGCGTGGAACGTGGTCGGGAAAAGGAAATCCTGGATATTTTTCATAAGTGGGGTCTGGAATCGGCGGTCATCGGATGGGTAACGGAAGGCGATCATATCACTGTGCTGTCGGGAGAAACGGTGGTGGCCGATATCCCCGCCCGGGAACTGGTCAACCCGCCTCAGTACACCCCTCCCGCCGCACCTCCCGATTACCTGGCACGGATCAATGGGGGTGCCTGGCGCACCATTCCTGTGCCTCCGGATCTGAACGAGGTCTTACGCCGGCTGGTGGTTTCACCGAACCTGGTATCCCGGAAATGGGTTTTTCAGCAGTACGACCATATGGTCGGAATAAATACCGCCCGGCTCCCCGGGACTGGGACGGTTGTACTGCGGGTCAAGGAAAAAACCTGGGGGATTGCCGTGACGACCGACTGTAATCCTTTGTGGTGCTATCTCGATCCCCGGGAAGGGGCGAAGGCCGCTGTGGCGGAAGCAGCCAGAAATCTGGCTTCCTGTGGAGCGAGACCCGCCGGCGTCACCGATTGCCTGAACTTCGGTAATCCTCAGAAAAGCGACCGATATTGGCAGTTCATCGAGTCGGTCAGGGGTTTGAGTGAAGCCTGCCGGGCCTTTGATCTTCCGGTGGTCAGTGGCAATGTTTCCTTCTATAACGAAAGTCCGGATGGCCCCATCTTTCCCACCCCCACCGTTGGAATGGTCGGGATCATCGATGACGTGAACCAGGCGATCAGTGCGTTCTTTGGAGGGAAAGACCATTTGGTGGCTCTCTTGGGCGAAACCCGGGAAGATCTGGGGGGCAGCGAATACTTGCGGTTTTACCACAATAGGGAAGAAGGGCCGATAGCTCCTGTTGATCTCTCCTTCGAGAAGAATCTTCAGGAACTTTTAAGAGAGGCGGCAGAAAAAAAACTCCTTTTATCGGCCAATGACCTCAGCGAGGGCGGACTGGCGCTGGCTCTTCTCGAAAGCGCCTTATGCGGCGACAGACCGATCGGGGTTGTCGTGGACCTGGCCGGGTTATCACCCATTCGGAAAGACGCCCTTGTATTCGGAGAAAGTCCCGGGCGAGTCCTGGTCTGTCTTCATTCAGATAATTGGCCGGCTTTATCCGCGCTGGCCAAAACCCACCATGTCCCCTTATTCTCTCTGGGGAAAACCGGCGGAAAAGATTTGATCATCAAAATAGGCGGGCGATCTTTGATCCACCTTTCCCTGGAGGACCTGGCCCGGGCTTGGAACGGTGAGGCTGTTTTGGCCGACGGTAGCGAGGGATCGATGGAATGA
- a CDS encoding Gfo/Idh/MocA family oxidoreductase: MSEKVGFVSMGDVKGAVENIPEIGIGMLGYAFMGKAHTNALKKYPYIFWPPVAYPKLVAISGRNEQAVKEAKLRYGYGATYRDWKAMVENPGVEILDNSGPNHLHAEPSIYALSIGKHVLCEKPLAGTVEEARAMWEASSRSKAKNMTCFNYRFVPALRMVRDFIQAGKLGEIYHFRAQYLQEWIMDPNFPMIWRLEKSTAGSGALGDLGAHIIDLARFLIGEIGSVSGLVRTFIKERPTVEDPSKKLPVTVDDAFVSIVEFANGAIGTLEASRFCAGRKNGQFLEINGSLGSIRFSLEDLNRLEVYLQNEEPKIFQGFHNVLVTESFHPYWDKWWPHGHIIGWEHTFVHVFAHFLDAIVNNKEIAPYGATFEDGYRCAVICDAIERTSRSGKREYISYA, from the coding sequence ATGAGTGAAAAAGTGGGTTTTGTTTCGATGGGAGATGTGAAGGGAGCGGTGGAGAATATCCCGGAAATTGGCATAGGAATGCTGGGATATGCCTTTATGGGGAAAGCTCATACTAATGCTTTGAAAAAATATCCCTATATTTTTTGGCCCCCGGTGGCCTATCCGAAGTTGGTGGCCATTTCTGGGCGGAACGAGCAGGCGGTCAAGGAGGCGAAACTTCGGTACGGGTATGGAGCTACCTACCGGGATTGGAAGGCTATGGTGGAAAACCCAGGTGTCGAGATCTTGGATAACTCCGGACCGAACCACCTCCATGCCGAACCTTCGATCTATGCCCTTTCGATCGGGAAACATGTTTTGTGTGAGAAACCGCTGGCCGGGACGGTAGAGGAGGCCCGGGCCATGTGGGAAGCCTCCTCCCGTTCGAAGGCAAAAAACATGACCTGTTTCAACTATCGCTTTGTCCCGGCGTTGCGGATGGTCAGAGACTTTATCCAGGCTGGAAAACTGGGAGAAATTTATCATTTCCGAGCGCAGTATCTTCAGGAATGGATCATGGATCCAAATTTCCCCATGATTTGGCGCTTGGAAAAAAGCACGGCCGGGTCGGGGGCCCTGGGTGACCTGGGTGCGCATATTATTGATTTGGCCCGTTTTCTGATCGGGGAAATCGGTTCGGTGAGCGGGCTGGTCCGGACCTTCATCAAAGAAAGACCGACAGTTGAAGATCCATCGAAAAAACTGCCGGTGACCGTCGATGACGCTTTTGTATCGATCGTGGAGTTTGCCAACGGGGCCATCGGTACGCTGGAAGCCTCCCGATTCTGCGCGGGACGGAAAAACGGTCAATTTTTGGAAATCAACGGGTCACTGGGCTCCATCCGTTTCAGCCTTGAGGACTTAAACCGACTCGAGGTCTACCTTCAAAACGAAGAGCCGAAAATATTTCAGGGATTTCATAATGTTTTGGTTACCGAGAGTTTTCATCCTTATTGGGACAAGTGGTGGCCGCATGGACACATCATCGGTTGGGAACATACATTCGTCCATGTGTTTGCCCACTTTCTGGATGCGATTGTCAACAACAAAGAAATCGCACCCTATGGGGCCACCTTTGAGGACGGCTACCGTTGTGCGGTAATTTGTGATGCGATCGAGCGTACCAGCCGGAGTGGGAAGAGGGAATATATCTCTTACGCTTGA
- a CDS encoding dihydropteroate synthase produces the protein MLIVAERINATRKSIREALEKKDTDFFVQEAQRQSQAGAHYIDLNAGTEATREVDDLKWLVEVVQDVVAIPVCLDSANDRALEEALKVYRKKEVMINSFTAEKERIEVLLPIARDSGADVVGLAMGEGGIPQSVGDRMKLVDVLVEACDQYGIDLGKLWIDPLVVPIGTDQNQGRIFLETLVAIPAKYPKVRTICGLSNISFGMPNRKLINRAFAGLCVGYGLGGAIIDPLDRSLMSILYASEALMGQDEFCMNYLGAFRSGCLEK, from the coding sequence ATGCTGATTGTTGCCGAGCGAATCAACGCCACTCGAAAATCCATTCGGGAGGCTCTGGAAAAAAAAGACACTGATTTCTTCGTACAGGAAGCGCAACGACAATCCCAGGCCGGAGCGCATTATATCGACCTGAATGCCGGGACCGAGGCGACGCGGGAAGTGGACGACCTCAAGTGGCTGGTGGAGGTAGTGCAGGATGTAGTCGCGATACCTGTATGTCTGGATTCAGCCAACGACCGGGCCCTGGAGGAAGCGCTGAAAGTATACCGGAAAAAAGAGGTCATGATCAATTCTTTTACTGCGGAAAAAGAACGGATCGAGGTTCTTTTGCCTATAGCTAGAGACTCCGGAGCAGACGTGGTGGGCTTGGCCATGGGAGAGGGAGGCATCCCTCAGTCGGTCGGGGATCGCATGAAGTTGGTCGACGTTTTGGTTGAAGCCTGCGATCAATACGGGATTGACCTGGGGAAACTGTGGATCGATCCTCTGGTGGTTCCCATAGGAACCGATCAGAATCAGGGAAGAATTTTCCTGGAAACTCTGGTAGCCATACCGGCGAAATATCCAAAAGTGCGGACTATCTGCGGATTGAGTAACATTTCCTTCGGGATGCCCAACCGCAAGTTGATTAACCGGGCCTTTGCCGGGCTGTGTGTAGGATATGGCCTCGGTGGAGCTATCATCGACCCCCTGGATCGGAGCCTCATGTCTATTCTCTACGCCTCCGAAGCCCTCATGGGCCAGGACGAATTCTGCATGAATTATCTGGGGGCTTTTCGCTCCGGGTGTCTGGAGAAATAA
- a CDS encoding 4Fe-4S dicluster domain-containing protein → MASGQISIESFKQWLAGAGPLIVTEKVKHQVEELLPVDFQMVKNVKEAFFPAWEVLYRYRWADRAWTIDNETPVVENRTLLAHPCEIRSIDQVLDRVFLDGKYPEIFYRNRREATSVVVFACREPEETCFCRMVGGGPFQKPGGALLVVPVHAGLYLESEDPGCFSVFENAEPAGDERQAEIERIRLKAESLIKDPPLGKGVPQRLYEAFEDEVWEEIAWKCLNCGACTYLCPTCYCFDMVVDGRLHGQQIRSWDACMFPRFTLHASGHNPRPGFRERIRQRVLHKFSYFPIREGTYGCSGCGACIEVCPVNWDIRDAVKRMVSKIGECRCPSP, encoded by the coding sequence ATGGCTTCAGGACAAATCAGTATAGAGTCTTTTAAACAGTGGCTGGCTGGCGCTGGGCCATTAATCGTTACGGAAAAAGTAAAACATCAGGTTGAAGAACTGCTGCCGGTTGACTTTCAGATGGTGAAAAATGTTAAAGAAGCCTTTTTTCCTGCTTGGGAAGTGCTGTACCGATACCGCTGGGCGGACCGGGCCTGGACGATCGATAATGAGACCCCGGTTGTTGAAAACCGGACGCTCCTGGCTCATCCCTGTGAAATCCGGTCGATCGATCAGGTGCTGGACCGGGTGTTTTTGGATGGAAAATATCCAGAAATTTTCTATCGAAATAGAAGAGAGGCGACCTCGGTGGTTGTTTTCGCCTGTCGGGAGCCAGAAGAAACCTGCTTTTGCCGAATGGTGGGAGGGGGGCCCTTTCAAAAACCCGGTGGTGCCCTTCTGGTGGTTCCGGTTCATGCGGGTCTCTACCTGGAGTCCGAAGACCCCGGTTGTTTTTCTGTCTTTGAGAACGCGGAGCCAGCCGGAGATGAACGGCAGGCGGAAATCGAGCGGATTCGCCTGAAAGCGGAATCGCTTATCAAAGACCCCCCCCTGGGGAAAGGGGTTCCTCAAAGGCTTTATGAAGCTTTCGAAGATGAGGTCTGGGAAGAGATCGCCTGGAAATGTTTGAACTGTGGCGCCTGTACGTACCTGTGTCCGACCTGTTATTGTTTCGATATGGTAGTAGATGGGAGACTCCACGGACAACAGATTCGCTCCTGGGACGCCTGCATGTTTCCCCGCTTCACGCTTCATGCCTCAGGACACAATCCGAGGCCCGGTTTTCGGGAGCGGATCAGGCAAAGAGTGCTGCACAAATTTTCCTATTTTCCGATCCGGGAAGGGACATACGGCTGCAGCGGTTGCGGAGCCTGTATCGAGGTCTGCCCGGTCAATTGGGATATCCGTGACGCTGTGAAGAGGATGGTGAGCAAGATTGGTGAATGCCGCTGCCCAAGCCCGTAA
- the purQ gene encoding phosphoribosylformylglycinamidine synthase subunit PurQ encodes MKFGIVVFPGSNCDHDCFYVLDRVLAQETVYLWHRNQDLEGCECVVLPGGFSYGDYLRTGAIARFSPIMESIASFARAGGLVLGICNGFQVLVETGLLPGALLPNRQGLFICRPAHLRVENINTPFTNLFVPGEVVSIPIAHQQGNYFVSRETLAGLERNGHVLFRYCGPDGQIADRWNPNGSMSAAAGILSREGNILGMMPHPERSSEDILGSRDGRRVFLSIINWFENKRNGENR; translated from the coding sequence ATGAAGTTCGGAATCGTAGTCTTTCCCGGGTCAAATTGCGACCACGATTGTTTTTACGTTTTAGACCGGGTTCTTGCCCAGGAAACAGTCTATCTCTGGCACCGGAACCAGGATCTCGAGGGGTGTGAATGTGTGGTGCTGCCGGGCGGCTTCAGCTATGGAGACTATTTGCGGACCGGCGCCATTGCCCGGTTTTCTCCGATTATGGAATCGATAGCCTCTTTTGCCCGAGCCGGAGGTCTGGTACTGGGAATCTGTAACGGATTCCAGGTGCTGGTGGAAACTGGATTGCTCCCCGGAGCGCTTCTCCCCAACCGGCAGGGTCTTTTTATCTGCCGCCCCGCTCACCTGCGGGTCGAGAATATCAACACTCCTTTTACTAACCTTTTTGTGCCCGGTGAAGTGGTCTCCATTCCGATTGCCCATCAACAGGGAAACTACTTTGTGTCTCGGGAAACTCTTGCCGGTCTGGAGCGGAACGGCCACGTCCTCTTTCGGTACTGCGGGCCGGACGGTCAAATCGCTGACCGATGGAATCCCAACGGTTCGATGTCCGCCGCGGCGGGGATTCTTTCCCGGGAAGGGAATATCCTGGGGATGATGCCTCATCCGGAACGTTCGTCCGAAGATATCCTCGGTTCCCGAGACGGCCGAAGGGTGTTTTTATCCATTATAAATTGGTTTGAAAATAAGCGTAACGGAGAAAACCGATGA
- a CDS encoding hydrogenase iron-sulfur subunit produces the protein MNREDWEPKIVAFLCHWCSYAGADLAGIGRMQYPPNVRVIRVPCSGAINPLYLFKALREGADGVLVSGCHPGDCHYISGNYYARRKFVVLKQFLEWLGFEPERIQFSWVSASEGQKFSQVIQEVVDRVREVGPAWKMVKDYVGHA, from the coding sequence ATGAACCGAGAGGATTGGGAACCGAAAATCGTGGCCTTTCTGTGTCATTGGTGTAGTTACGCCGGAGCGGACTTGGCGGGGATCGGGCGTATGCAGTACCCACCCAATGTCCGGGTCATCCGGGTTCCCTGTTCCGGAGCCATCAACCCCCTGTACCTTTTTAAAGCGTTGCGGGAGGGGGCGGATGGGGTGTTGGTCTCCGGCTGTCATCCTGGGGACTGCCATTATATCAGCGGTAACTATTATGCCCGGCGCAAGTTTGTTGTGCTGAAACAATTCCTGGAGTGGTTAGGGTTTGAGCCGGAGCGGATCCAGTTTTCCTGGGTGTCGGCCTCTGAGGGGCAGAAGTTTTCCCAGGTGATTCAGGAGGTGGTCGATAGGGTACGGGAGGTCGGCCCCGCTTGGAAAATGGTCAAGGACTATGTCGGCCATGCTTGA
- the purS gene encoding phosphoribosylformylglycinamidine synthase subunit PurS, which yields MEYIGRITVTLKEGVFDPQGVTIKNALHSLAFAGIREVRTGKYFEAVCQAADLPEAEAAIDSMCARLLANPVIEKYTFTVDRISGETVL from the coding sequence ATGGAGTACATCGGGAGAATCACCGTCACCCTGAAAGAGGGCGTATTCGATCCTCAGGGGGTCACGATCAAAAATGCTTTACATTCCCTCGCTTTTGCCGGGATTAGGGAGGTTCGGACCGGCAAGTATTTCGAAGCCGTCTGCCAAGCCGCTGACCTGCCTGAAGCCGAGGCAGCAATCGATTCGATGTGTGCCCGGCTTCTGGCCAACCCGGTGATCGAAAAGTATACATTCACCGTTGACCGTATTTCCGGTGAAACTGTTTTATGA
- a CDS encoding FAD/NAD(P)-binding protein, producing MNAAAQARNVYLPALLSIKEIISETQDIKTFRLGIKERVFSYEPGQFAEVFVPGVGEAPISITSSPTQEGIIEFSIKRAGTVTEAIHRLNTGDLLGVRGPYGRGFPIEEMHGKPLLFIAGGIGLAPLRSLINYVLDEKKRGEFAEVIILYGARTPKDLVFRWELEKWKQRGDIRLIITVDRADMDWPGRVGLVPVVLREDVELKAANWKTITCGPPIMIKFTIKALREMGFAPRDIITTLEMRMKCGLGKCGRCNIGPHYVCTDGPVFTFEQLRTMPEEY from the coding sequence GTGAATGCCGCTGCCCAAGCCCGTAATGTGTATTTACCGGCTCTTTTGTCTATTAAGGAAATCATTTCTGAGACACAGGACATCAAAACCTTCCGTCTGGGCATCAAGGAACGGGTTTTCTCTTATGAGCCGGGGCAGTTTGCCGAAGTGTTCGTTCCCGGGGTAGGGGAAGCACCGATCTCGATCACATCCTCACCTACCCAGGAAGGCATTATCGAATTCAGTATCAAACGGGCCGGAACAGTCACGGAAGCCATCCATCGCCTCAACACCGGCGACCTCCTGGGTGTGCGTGGCCCATACGGCCGGGGATTTCCGATCGAAGAAATGCATGGTAAGCCGCTTCTCTTTATTGCCGGGGGAATCGGCTTAGCCCCGCTGCGCTCTTTGATCAATTATGTTCTTGATGAAAAAAAGCGGGGTGAGTTCGCCGAAGTCATCATTCTCTATGGTGCTCGTACCCCAAAAGACCTGGTCTTTCGGTGGGAATTGGAGAAATGGAAACAACGCGGGGATATCAGGTTGATTATTACGGTCGACCGCGCAGATATGGACTGGCCGGGTCGGGTAGGACTGGTTCCCGTCGTTCTCAGGGAGGATGTGGAGTTGAAAGCCGCGAATTGGAAGACCATCACCTGTGGCCCTCCCATCATGATCAAGTTTACGATCAAGGCTCTCCGGGAGATGGGTTTTGCCCCCCGCGACATTATTACCACCCTCGAGATGCGGATGAAATGCGGTTTGGGAAAATGTGGCCGCTGTAATATCGGTCCCCACTATGTGTGTACTGATGGACCGGTGTTTACCTTTGAACAGCTGCGCACGATGCCGGAAGAATACTGA